Part of the Myxococcus fulvus genome, GCGCCTGGTCTCCGCCCTCCTCCAATTGCTTCACTTCCGACATGTCCCCTCCACGTGAGGCCAGTCTAACCGGGTCCACCGGTCGCAGGGCCGGCATCTTATTGCGAACTCATCGTTTCGTCTTCGCGTGCGGTCACCGCGCTGCCCAGCCGGGCCACGTCCCGGACCAGATCCTGCGCTCTTTGCCGCAGCGTTGCCAACTCCGCCTCGAGCGAACGTCGATGCTCCCCCCCGAAGGCGCGCTCTCCCAACTCGTCCTGGAGCCCATCCAATAGACCGCCGAGGTCGCGTTCCACCTGGTCGATGTGGTTGCGGTGGAAGACGAAGGACTTCTTGATGTCCTCCAGGGTGTGCCCCTCCGCCATCATCTTCTTGATGACATTGATCCGGCGCACCGCTTCCACGGGGTAGAGCCCCAGGCTCCCCTGGTGCTTCCCCTTCCGCCCCACCCGGCGACTCCTCGGTAGCAACCCCGCCTGGACGTACTTGCGGAAGGTCGCCTCCGACAGCCTCACGCCCCTCGGACGAAAGATTTCAAGGATGGCGCTCGCGGGCAGACCGCCCGCGTTCTCGCGCTCGATCCGAGCAATCTCGTCGGGAGCCAACAGGTCCATCGGTTCCATTGAATATAAGCCACTCAGTAGAAGACACTGAGTGCCAGAAACGACCATTCGGTGTCAAGGCA contains:
- a CDS encoding MerR family transcriptional regulator, with amino-acid sequence MEPMDLLAPDEIARIERENAGGLPASAILEIFRPRGVRLSEATFRKYVQAGLLPRSRRVGRKGKHQGSLGLYPVEAVRRINVIKKMMAEGHTLEDIKKSFVFHRNHIDQVERDLGGLLDGLQDELGERAFGGEHRRSLEAELATLRQRAQDLVRDVARLGSAVTAREDETMSSQ